In Candidatus Methylomirabilota bacterium, the following are encoded in one genomic region:
- a CDS encoding GNAT family protein, which produces MGRARGVIEVEAPRREPAPDTKPGVTAEGGVVIARGQRVYLRTLAPGDLDYLSEWAENPFLERMVGSEFLRAYKHAYDKHPSFYEACLNDPTQVVLVITAVGRTKPRAKKPLGLVRLFNIHLIEGYAFLETLLTDEKALRRGFGVEAGKLACAYGLDVLGLRRIEAKVYEYNLLSINSLRRHGFRQEGVLRKAGYYAGQHFDVLVFGILREELEEQRKKEVDQERFHFPYVSDEGPGEPP; this is translated from the coding sequence GTGGGACGAGCCCGAGGCGTGATCGAGGTGGAAGCGCCGCGGCGGGAGCCAGCGCCGGACACGAAGCCTGGGGTCACGGCCGAGGGCGGCGTCGTCATCGCCAGGGGCCAACGCGTCTATCTCCGCACCCTCGCCCCCGGCGACCTCGACTACCTGTCCGAGTGGGCGGAGAATCCATTCCTCGAGCGGATGGTCGGCAGCGAGTTCCTGCGCGCGTACAAGCACGCCTACGACAAGCACCCCTCCTTCTACGAGGCCTGCCTCAACGACCCGACCCAGGTGGTGCTGGTCATCACCGCCGTCGGCCGGACCAAGCCCCGCGCCAAGAAGCCGCTGGGGCTGGTCCGTCTCTTCAACATCCACCTGATCGAGGGGTACGCGTTCCTGGAGACGCTACTCACCGACGAGAAGGCGCTGCGCCGCGGCTTCGGCGTCGAGGCCGGCAAGCTCGCCTGCGCCTACGGGCTGGACGTGCTCGGGCTCCGACGGATCGAGGCCAAGGTGTACGAGTACAACCTGCTCTCCATCAACTCCCTCCGGCGGCACGGCTTTCGGCAGGAGGGGGTGCTCCGCAAGGCGGGGTACTACGCGGGGCAGCATTTCGACGTCCTGGTGTTCGGCATCCTCAGAGAGGAGCTGGAGGAGCAGCGGAAGAAAGAGGTCGATCAGGAGCGCTTCCACTTTCCTTACGTGAGCGACGAGGGGCCGGGTGAGCCTCCATAA
- a CDS encoding class I SAM-dependent methyltransferase: MKEPGTLAWKDAAASTPFRGALERLVAVGYGLTYDAIVRGFPPYQALLDEVASYVGRSGRAGSSRGLVKVLDVSCGTGTVAARLARDGYAVVALDVVEHLVAVARRRYGSARNVAFHHLDVARDPIPGAGSFDALVSMHTLYWHPNPLGVLEACRRALKAGGHGVFLTYARPARVGRTFRQLRARQGFGAAARALRWLLPTAAFEMFRQNEPQYFGRDEFERLLARAGFEVLEVRTTFLAELSLLAWVRARNVAVRQA, translated from the coding sequence ATGAAGGAGCCCGGGACCCTGGCCTGGAAAGACGCGGCGGCCTCCACTCCATTTCGGGGCGCGCTCGAACGCCTGGTGGCCGTCGGGTACGGCCTCACCTACGACGCCATCGTGCGCGGCTTCCCGCCGTACCAGGCGCTGCTGGACGAGGTGGCGTCGTACGTGGGGCGCTCGGGCCGGGCCGGATCGTCCCGGGGCCTCGTCAAGGTCCTCGACGTCTCCTGCGGCACGGGTACGGTGGCGGCCCGGCTGGCCCGCGACGGCTACGCGGTCGTCGCCCTCGACGTGGTGGAGCATCTCGTCGCGGTGGCGCGCCGGCGCTACGGGTCGGCGCGCAACGTCGCCTTCCACCACCTGGACGTGGCGCGCGACCCCATCCCTGGCGCGGGGAGCTTCGACGCGCTGGTGAGCATGCACACCCTCTACTGGCACCCGAATCCGCTCGGTGTGCTGGAGGCCTGTCGCCGCGCGCTGAAGGCCGGCGGGCACGGCGTCTTCCTGACCTACGCGCGGCCGGCCCGGGTCGGGCGCACGTTCCGGCAACTCCGGGCGCGACAGGGGTTCGGCGCGGCGGCGCGGGCGCTCCGGTGGCTGTTGCCGACCGCCGCCTTCGAGATGTTCCGGCAGAACGAGCCGCAGTACTTCGGTCGGGACGAGTTCGAGCGACTCCTGGCGCGGGCGGGCTTCGAAGTCCTGGAAGTGCGGACGACGTTTCTGGCCGAGCTCAGCCTGCTGGCCTGGGTCCGCGCCCGTAACGTCGCGGTTCGGCAGGCCTAA